The genome window ttttaaatcatttcatattatattttttgatggATCTTTCATTAGTGATTTAGTGTTATTTTTGTTAAGATATATATAAGTGGCCAACAAATTTTATATGTAACACAATTGGAATATAAACTCATTTCCATCTACTTTTCATAtcatcattcaaaaaaaaatcggacaaaaattaagaattaaaaactttttcaaaaaaaaacgaTAGGTGTTAGTCAAGAAATGATCAACCAACCATTGCACCCACCAAAAGTTGTTGATATTTACgataaatatattttgataggCGGTCAAAATACTTTGTAAATATAGTGAAAAACTTAATTTGAAtggtaaaaaaatttgtgtttttttcagTTGTGCTATAATTTATAACTAACCTATTGATGGAATCATcataatgtaatataatatattaaggaGGGATTTGGGAGTAGGAAGGATTTGGGAAACTGGGCGTGAGCGAATACTGATGCGTAGGTCCATGAACTAACTTTAATTGAGGTTATGCTTTCCAGGACATGtgtttaattaaatatagaattagGAAGGATGCATATCAAATAGTATCAATTCTTTATTGCTTTGGAGATTGTATAATcacatatattaaataaattaatggtaTTTgtagttttaattaattaatatattaatgtgTATATGTACACGTTTGGAAGTAGTAGTTAATTGTGTGAAGATTAATGTAGGCCAATATTGAAACACTCGCCGGAGATTAATATATTTTAGCGACATCATCGTATCAGCTGCCTGAGAAAGGCAATCCGCCGGTCGAAGTCCATTATTTATGTCTCTTTTAGTGCAGCTCAGCTGACATTTGTTTATGGGGTATTAGGTACTGTAGTCTGTAGCACCACGCTCCACGCCCACCAAAACCCTATTTGGAATCCCAAAACTTATAGTACAATaatttatactaatatttgtcGCACTTTGAATACTTAGGTTTTGCAAAATGGTTTAGATGAAGAAATGCATCCACAATATTATATTGATGGAAGGAATTAAATgcaccaattttatttttttttttggatatatatttttatgatttgtTACGTTGCTGCATTGTATCGGAGCGGGATGAGCAAGGGTTGTTGATTAAAATCTCTCCATCAGAGGATATGGAAGAACCTTCGAGTTTGAACGTCTTGTAGCATAATTGAAATGGAAGTTTTGACCATTTTGAAGGGGTGCAATTTGTTTGGAAAGAGGGAAATTGATAAGTCATTCATACTTTAATTCATAATTACGTGAGCTAGGTGAATTTTACCTTCCCATCTCAACGTGTTTACTTAAACTTGTTAAAGGAATAGTACAATGGTGaattatattgtgaattgtCATCGAAACTTTGGATTGTTCATGTCTAATTGGGAGCAAAATAGAGCACTAAATTGCTTCTACCTTTTTTACTGgatgaatatataattacatgagTGTTTTGTATACCTTGTTGAATTTATACTAATCCTAAACTCGAGTTAAATTagaatacacatacatacatgccCACActtagctttaatttggtaCTCCTTATTCATTaaaatactacggagtatataaaaTATCTTTTGGACTCACACTCTATGTTTTACTTGCTAtcaaaatatttgtaaatttcaaagtaaacaaaaatataatgcaGCGCAGATAAATGTGCATAGTCCATAGAGGCCGGGTGAAACCAAACAATAAGCATAACTTTAGAATGGTaccaattcaaaaaaaaaattatattagctTGATCAACTCAGcatttaaataagaaaaattaaaaattaaatgtaattaaagactaaattaaatacatattCCAAACTTTAAACTCTTTTCCAACCTCAAAAACTAAAACTCAGCAACTTAAGATTATATACATTATACTTTTGCATCATATATATCACAGAGAGCTGAGACATACTggaataaataacaaattaaccaCAGATCAGAGAGCTTCAATTCAACAAAGAATTCAATTCCTGGAAGAATAACTAACAACGCACAACTGGGAAAACAATTCAGTACCTTAGCTAcaaaatatctatatataatgtttaattttcatCTTTTAGCTAGGATAGGGACATAAGAGAGAGCctatctgatctgatctggtaCTCCGAACCTACCTTAGCTTTGTATACATCAAGAAACCACTAAAACTGGCAAACTAGTGAAGCTGTGTTGAGAGATCGAGCCTATTAACTTTAGCTTCATAGTTTGAGTATCTCTATTAACTATGGACAACTTAGGCTAATTACCTTCTTGTTATCCATTACTAATTAGGTCATAAGACGATATTATATTTACTCGGTGCATACCCTCGAAACATTGGATCGAGATGCATTTAATACACCACTCTGCTTCTGTTGCAAGCCCCCAACATCAACACATATTTCTCCACATACCTACAATTATACATCAATAATTTAGCTAGGATTAGGGACAATATGTAAATGatttcaattacatatatatttgcaaTGCATTGAagagatcatatatatatatatatataatttgttgtaCAAATTAATTCAAGATGATTTGTTGTATATATGTTTTAGTTGCAGTGTTGTGTACCTTGGAATGAAGTCTGTGGAGCAGCCTGCCATGGCTGGTTGTTGTGGAAAAGCTCTCAACCTCAACCCCTTCATTTAATAGGGTTCTGAGCAGTGTTGATAGGGGAAATCTCTCCTCTAGTTTGCAGCCGGTGTCAACCAGGATCTCCAAACCGCCGTCCCGGCAACCGCTCACGGAGACATACCCCGGCGACGGTGATGATGAGCTAGCTGCAGCCATGGCCTCTTCTAGATCTCTCCAACTCAGCTCCTTCAAATTGCTATGCATCTGTTCGATGTAATTCACCGCCGCCTGCATGTACTCCGATGCCGAACTACGCTTTCTCTATATCATCATCCATCACAACAAAAATGGATCCAATTAACTGATCCATTATATTTTCAAGatttcatatatatgtgtgtgtttaaatTTTCAAGATGTCAATACTAACCAAAAATcatttctttattctttttttcttcttttaaaaaaaaaaaattattggttcattctttcttctttatgGTTTCCAACCCCCACCATATTATATTCTCCCTTCAATGCACTGTGggcaaaataaaatatgaaaaagtttttttttttttttttgtgggcaaaataaaatatgaaaaagtttttttttttttttttaatatagtttcataattgaagaagaagaagaaaagagagattAACCTTAAACCAATCAAATTTCGACagctaaattattatattaacctTAAACCAATCAAATTTCGACagctaaattattatattacttcTTCTTTTGATGTCAATGTTACGTTGTGTTGGGATAAGGTTCTTGCTTTTCCATTGCTATGATTGTACGAATTTATTCCATCACCACCTGATTACtggattataataatatttttacttggactaaaagtaaattatttttaaaatcaagaATTAAATAAAACCAATTGAAGTTAGAAACTAAAAGCATAATACCATTAAGTTGAGAGATCAAAATGGAATAAACTCCTCTttgtattataattctaacTTCAACTAATCATTAATATGTCTGAtcttgtgaattgtgatgcATAGAAGCTTCAGAAGGATATtgtttcttatttaaaaaatgcatGTTTTTCAAAACTTTATTATGAAACTCGTTTAAACGTGTTTGTGATATTTtctaataaaacaaaagtttttaaaaaaatcatattatttaatcaaaaaATTGGAAATGTATTTATGCAATACATATTTCtaattttgcttttattttgctatattttctcaatcaaaatatatgaatagtaatctatactattaattaataataaagatttaagtaataaactaatattatataaataattacatttgATTTACTCGAAAATTTGTCGAGGGCGTGCCTAGTAACTAGTCTAGATTTATTGTAGTTGATTGactcaaattaataataaagatttaagtaataaactaatattatataaataattaccTTTGATTTACTCGAAAATTTGTCGAGGGCGTGCCTAGTAACTAGTCTAGATTTATTGTAGTTGATTGATTCAAACCAATGCATGCATATGAGTGTGATAAATAATTAGCAAAGTATATGATTCAGGTGTAAATAGATCAACCAACACGTGGCTGTGTGCAATCGTTTAAGCTTTCTTGAATACGTGTTAACGTGTACCACACCTACAATATTgtcaaatacaaaaacaaatacaaatacaataCAATAATGTAAACGAGAAAACAATATCATATGACCTATCGAAATGGCAAAACGTACAAATAGCAGCCAGCCTGTCCTTAATTTGTTTGCAaataagggtgcgtttggttcgcacatgggaatcggaatgggtatcaaatacttggtaagggtaatgggttttggtgaaagtatttagcatgtttggtagttgggtggaatgggaattattattaatagttggagaagaaatgatgaaatgaaatgaaacccttatttaataagggtatgtgttttctcattaatggggtattccaaacccatagtagcattctcaaaacctatcaaccaaacactagcaatcactttcatacccattccttataccTAAACCcctcaaccaaacacactctaagTATCAGCTGGTACGTGaagaacatcatatatatcAGACCAGGAATGGTAGCCAGTCACAAATGAAGAACAGAACATGATCCTATTCTTATACCTACTACTAAAGATGAAGAGACTAAAAAGCTAGCAGGTTCAATCTTACAACAGGAGGAGCatatgaacaaattaaaaaccacaagttaaaatttatttctttcctGTGTTCTTTACATAATCGTCTGTCTAATGTCTATAAACAATCTT of Ipomoea triloba cultivar NCNSP0323 chromosome 3, ASM357664v1 contains these proteins:
- the LOC116011678 gene encoding uncharacterized protein LOC116011678, which gives rise to MQAAVNYIEQMHSNLKELSWRDLEEAMAAASSSSPSPGYVSVSGCRDGGLEILVDTGCKLEERFPLSTLLRTLLNEGVEVESFSTTTSHGRLLHRLHSKVCGEICVDVGGLQQKQSGVLNASRSNVSRVCTE